From Peromyscus eremicus chromosome 3, PerEre_H2_v1, whole genome shotgun sequence, one genomic window encodes:
- the Gsg1 gene encoding germ cell-specific gene 1 protein isoform X3, protein MSDPSQLTQNVCLTQEMELQKGSPVQRTFISAILSMLSLSLSAASLLSNEWFVGTQKVPKPLCGGQGLAAKCFAMPMSLDGGITNTSAQEVVQYTWETGDDRFSFLIFRSGMWLSCEEIVEEPGEKCRSFIELTPPAQREVLWLSLGAQIAYIGLQFISFLLLLTDLLLTSNPGCGLKLSAFAAISLVLSGLLGMVAHMMYSQVFQATANLGPEDWRPHSWNYGWAFYTAWVSFTCCMASAVTTFNTYTRMVLEFQCRHRKSFDPNPSCLAQHHRCFLSQTPCAAHSGDPLTSCQQYPNHPIRSVSEGIDLYSALQDKEFQQGTSQELEEVAGSSIEEQC, encoded by the exons ATGAGCGATCCCTCTCAGCTAACTCAAAATGTTTGCCTCACCCAGGAG ATGGAGCTCCAGAAGGGTTCCCCTGTCCAGCGGACCTTCATTTCTGCCATCCTCAGCATGCTATCACTCAGCCTCTCCGCAGCATCCCTGCTCAGCAACGAGTGGTTTGTGGGCACACAGAAGGTGCCCAAGCCCCTGTGCGGCGGGCAAGGTCTGGCAGCCAAGTGCTTTGCCATGCCGATGTCCTTGGATGGGGGCATCACCAACACATCAGCCCAGGAGGTGGTACAATACACCTGGGAGACTGGGGATGACCGGTTCTCCTTCCTTATCTTCCGCAGTGGCATGTGGCTATCCTGTGAGGAAATCGTGGAAGAACCAG GGGAGAAATGCCGATCTTTCATTGAACTCACACCACCAGCCCAGAGAG AGGTCCTCTGGTTATCGCTGGGTGCCCAAATTGCCTACATCGGACTTCAATTCATCAGCTTCCTCCTGCTACTGACAGATCTGCTGCTCACCAGTAACCCTGGCTGTGGGCTCAAGCTGAGTGCCTTTGCAGCCATCTCCTTAGTCCTGTCAG GCCTTCTGGGGATGGTGGCCCATATGATGTATTCACAAGTCTTCCAGGCAACTGCCAACTTAGGTCCAGAGGACTGGAGACCACATTCTTGGAATTATGGCTGGGCTTTCTA CACGGCCTGGGTTTCCTTCACCTGCTGCATGGCATCGGCTGTCACCACCTTCAACACATACACGAGGATGGTGCTGGAGTTCCAGTGCAGGCACAGGAAGAGCTTCGACCCCAACCCCAGCTGCCTCGCACAGCACCACCGCTGTTTCCTTTCCCAGACACCATGCGCAGCCCACTCAGGGGACCCTCTGACCAGCTGCCAACAGTACCCCAACCATCCCATCCGCTCCGTCTCCGAAGGTATCGACCTCTACTCAGCGCTACAAGACAAGGAATTTCAACAAGGGACCAGCCAGGAGCTAGAAGAAGTGGCTGGGTCATCCATAGAAGAGCAGTGTTAG
- the Gsg1 gene encoding germ cell-specific gene 1 protein isoform X1 produces MSDPSQLTQNVCLTQEMELQKGSPVQRTFISAILSMLSLSLSAASLLSNEWFVGTQKVPKPLCGGQGLAAKCFAMPMSLDGGITNTSAQEVVQYTWETGDDRFSFLIFRSGMWLSCEEIVEEPGEKCRSFIELTPPAQRGEKGLLEFATLQGSYHPALRSGGEWLMEKASLLHLPLRPVAKVLWLSLGAQIAYIGLQFISFLLLLTDLLLTSNPGCGLKLSAFAAISLVLSGLLGMVAHMMYSQVFQATANLGPEDWRPHSWNYGWAFYTAWVSFTCCMASAVTTFNTYTRMVLEFQCRHRKSFDPNPSCLAQHHRCFLSQTPCAAHSGDPLTSCQQYPNHPIRSVSEGIDLYSALQDKEFQQGTSQELEEVAGSSIEEQC; encoded by the exons ATGAGCGATCCCTCTCAGCTAACTCAAAATGTTTGCCTCACCCAGGAG ATGGAGCTCCAGAAGGGTTCCCCTGTCCAGCGGACCTTCATTTCTGCCATCCTCAGCATGCTATCACTCAGCCTCTCCGCAGCATCCCTGCTCAGCAACGAGTGGTTTGTGGGCACACAGAAGGTGCCCAAGCCCCTGTGCGGCGGGCAAGGTCTGGCAGCCAAGTGCTTTGCCATGCCGATGTCCTTGGATGGGGGCATCACCAACACATCAGCCCAGGAGGTGGTACAATACACCTGGGAGACTGGGGATGACCGGTTCTCCTTCCTTATCTTCCGCAGTGGCATGTGGCTATCCTGTGAGGAAATCGTGGAAGAACCAG GGGAGAAATGCCGATCTTTCATTGAACTCACACCACCAGCCCAGAGAGGTGAGAAAGGACTACTGGAATTTGCCACGTTGCAAGGCTCATATCACCCCGCTCTCCGATCTGGAGGGGAGTGGTTGATGGAGAAGgcttccctcctccacctccccttgAGGCCCGTGGCAA AGGTCCTCTGGTTATCGCTGGGTGCCCAAATTGCCTACATCGGACTTCAATTCATCAGCTTCCTCCTGCTACTGACAGATCTGCTGCTCACCAGTAACCCTGGCTGTGGGCTCAAGCTGAGTGCCTTTGCAGCCATCTCCTTAGTCCTGTCAG GCCTTCTGGGGATGGTGGCCCATATGATGTATTCACAAGTCTTCCAGGCAACTGCCAACTTAGGTCCAGAGGACTGGAGACCACATTCTTGGAATTATGGCTGGGCTTTCTA CACGGCCTGGGTTTCCTTCACCTGCTGCATGGCATCGGCTGTCACCACCTTCAACACATACACGAGGATGGTGCTGGAGTTCCAGTGCAGGCACAGGAAGAGCTTCGACCCCAACCCCAGCTGCCTCGCACAGCACCACCGCTGTTTCCTTTCCCAGACACCATGCGCAGCCCACTCAGGGGACCCTCTGACCAGCTGCCAACAGTACCCCAACCATCCCATCCGCTCCGTCTCCGAAGGTATCGACCTCTACTCAGCGCTACAAGACAAGGAATTTCAACAAGGGACCAGCCAGGAGCTAGAAGAAGTGGCTGGGTCATCCATAGAAGAGCAGTGTTAG
- the Gsg1 gene encoding germ cell-specific gene 1 protein isoform X2, which translates to MELQKGSPVQRTFISAILSMLSLSLSAASLLSNEWFVGTQKVPKPLCGGQGLAAKCFAMPMSLDGGITNTSAQEVVQYTWETGDDRFSFLIFRSGMWLSCEEIVEEPGEKCRSFIELTPPAQRGEKGLLEFATLQGSYHPALRSGGEWLMEKASLLHLPLRPVAKVLWLSLGAQIAYIGLQFISFLLLLTDLLLTSNPGCGLKLSAFAAISLVLSGLLGMVAHMMYSQVFQATANLGPEDWRPHSWNYGWAFYTAWVSFTCCMASAVTTFNTYTRMVLEFQCRHRKSFDPNPSCLAQHHRCFLSQTPCAAHSGDPLTSCQQYPNHPIRSVSEGIDLYSALQDKEFQQGTSQELEEVAGSSIEEQC; encoded by the exons ATGGAGCTCCAGAAGGGTTCCCCTGTCCAGCGGACCTTCATTTCTGCCATCCTCAGCATGCTATCACTCAGCCTCTCCGCAGCATCCCTGCTCAGCAACGAGTGGTTTGTGGGCACACAGAAGGTGCCCAAGCCCCTGTGCGGCGGGCAAGGTCTGGCAGCCAAGTGCTTTGCCATGCCGATGTCCTTGGATGGGGGCATCACCAACACATCAGCCCAGGAGGTGGTACAATACACCTGGGAGACTGGGGATGACCGGTTCTCCTTCCTTATCTTCCGCAGTGGCATGTGGCTATCCTGTGAGGAAATCGTGGAAGAACCAG GGGAGAAATGCCGATCTTTCATTGAACTCACACCACCAGCCCAGAGAGGTGAGAAAGGACTACTGGAATTTGCCACGTTGCAAGGCTCATATCACCCCGCTCTCCGATCTGGAGGGGAGTGGTTGATGGAGAAGgcttccctcctccacctccccttgAGGCCCGTGGCAA AGGTCCTCTGGTTATCGCTGGGTGCCCAAATTGCCTACATCGGACTTCAATTCATCAGCTTCCTCCTGCTACTGACAGATCTGCTGCTCACCAGTAACCCTGGCTGTGGGCTCAAGCTGAGTGCCTTTGCAGCCATCTCCTTAGTCCTGTCAG GCCTTCTGGGGATGGTGGCCCATATGATGTATTCACAAGTCTTCCAGGCAACTGCCAACTTAGGTCCAGAGGACTGGAGACCACATTCTTGGAATTATGGCTGGGCTTTCTA CACGGCCTGGGTTTCCTTCACCTGCTGCATGGCATCGGCTGTCACCACCTTCAACACATACACGAGGATGGTGCTGGAGTTCCAGTGCAGGCACAGGAAGAGCTTCGACCCCAACCCCAGCTGCCTCGCACAGCACCACCGCTGTTTCCTTTCCCAGACACCATGCGCAGCCCACTCAGGGGACCCTCTGACCAGCTGCCAACAGTACCCCAACCATCCCATCCGCTCCGTCTCCGAAGGTATCGACCTCTACTCAGCGCTACAAGACAAGGAATTTCAACAAGGGACCAGCCAGGAGCTAGAAGAAGTGGCTGGGTCATCCATAGAAGAGCAGTGTTAG